Proteins found in one Kwoniella shivajii chromosome 4, complete sequence genomic segment:
- a CDS encoding methionine-tRNA ligase: protein MRRHVPRLLSNCRPPIIPSCKPSFACVRPQFYSTPSSGPSSSSSSSSSSSSSSSSSSSSSSSSSSSSSSSTSSTSPLPSLFTPSGEPSTSKPFYVTTPIFYVNASPHIGHLHSLLLTDVLARFSRLRYPSRKVIFATGTDEHGMKIQQAAKAKGVNEQEFCDDVSERFRDLAKLANASNTDFIRTTEERHYKAVEHFWDKLVARGDIYKGTHSGWYSISDESFYAASQVTKREEDGKMIAVESGNEVIWEEETNWKFKLSSYKDFLKNWLSNPESVHPPSVRNHLLSQIDNLEDLSVSRPKSRVKWGISVPSDPDQSIYVWVDALINYLTVTGYPNEPVGWPADVQVVGKDIIKFHAIHWPALLASASLPPPRRVIAHAHWTMGKSKMSKSRGNVVDPIQAMREWSVDGVRWYLMRIGGSLTDDADYAPDQVEIQYRILADQFGNLLSRISGSKMLKKAVRNLDFNLPESKDRDQELDELLSKMRDDYERKMEIYGVSQACSGVMDVISSANKLFTNLTPWSSKDGTKAIVYAYHSLRISSILLQPIIPTKSSEALDRLGVPLDERSWDHATWLPAETETKIQSSTEDLVERLKQGAEQWKGKGHLFPLPDKGKSSLNP, encoded by the exons ATGCGACGGCATGTTCCTCGGTTGCTATCGAATTGTCGACCTCCAATCATCCCTTCTTGCAAACCATCATTTGCCTGCGTTCGTCCTCAGTTCTACTCGACGCCTTCCAGtggaccatcatcatcatcatcatcatcatcatcatcatcatcatcatcatcatcatcatcatcatcatcatcatcatcatcatcatcatcatcatcatcgacatcatcgaCATCCCCACTACCTTCACTATTTACTCCATCTGGGGAACCGTCCACCTCCAAACCATTCTACGTCACCACACCGATATTCTACGTTAATGCCT CACCACATATAGGACATCTCCATTCGTTACTTCTCACAGATGTGTTGGCTCGATTCTCTCGTCTAAGATATCCAAGTAGAAAAGTAATATTCGCTACTGGGACAGATGAACATGGTATGAAAATACAACAAGCTGCTAAAGCCAAAGGTGTCAATGAACAAGAATTCTGTGACGATGTCAGTGAAAGGTTTAGG GACTTGGCTAAGTTGGCCAATGCATCAAATACCGATTTCATCAGAACAACAGAGGAAAGACATTACAAAGCTGTTGAGCACTTCTGG GACAAATTGGTAGCTCGTGGAGACATATATAAAGGAACTCATTCAGGATGGTATTCGATTTCCGATGAATCGTTCTATGCCGCTTCACAGGTGacgaagagagaagaagatggtaagaTGATTGCGGTAGAAAGTGGGAACGAAGTTatatgggaagaagagacgaaTTGGAAATTCAAATTATCATCTTATAAAGATTTCTTAAAAAATTGGTTATCGAATCCAGAAT CTGTACACCCTCCTAGCGttcgaaatcaccttttaTCACAAATAGATAATCTGGAAGATCTCTCTGTGTCAAGACCTAAATCAAGGGTGAAATGGGGTATATCAGTTCCATCCGATccagatcaatcaatttaTGTATGGGTGGACGCTTTGATAAATTACTTGACTGTCACTGGTTATCCGAATGAGCCTGTCGGTTGGCCTGCAGATGTTCAAGTTGTCGgaaaggatatcatcaa ATTTCACGCTATACACTGGCCGGCATTGCTCGCTTCTGCATCCTTACCCCCGCCAAGAAGAGTGATAGCTCACGCCCATTGGACGATGGGTAAATCGAAAATGTCAAAATCCAGAGGAAACGTCGTGGATCCAATTCAAGCAATGAGAGAATGGAGTGTTGATGGTGTCAGATGGTATCTGATGAGAATAGGAGGAAGTTTGACTGATGATGCAG ATTACGCACCTGATCAAGTGGAAATTCAATATAGGATATTAGCAGATCAATTCGGTAATTTATtatcaaggatatcaggATCTAAAATGTTGAAAAAAGCAGTTAGAAATTTAGATTTCAATTTACCTGAATCGAAAGATAGAGACcaagaattagatgaattgttgagtaagatgagagatgattATGAGAGGAAAATGGAGATTTACGGTGTTAGTCAAGCTTGTTCAGGTGTAATGGATGTTATTTCATCT GCGAATAAATTATTCACAAATTTGACTCCATGGTCTTCGAAAGATGGTACGAAAGCGATCGTATACGCATATCATTCATTACGAATTTCTTCAATACTTTTACAACCTATCATCCCCACGAAATCATCAGAAGCATTAGATAGGTTAGGTGTGCCGCTCGACGAAAGATCATGGGATCACGCTACTTGGCTACCAGCAGAAACGGAAACGAAAATACAATCGAGTACAGAAGATCTCGTAGAGAGGTTAAAACAAGGTGCGGAAcaatggaaaggaaaaggtcaTTTATTCCCTTTACCCGACAAAGGTAAATCTAGTTTAAATCCTTAA
- a CDS encoding prohibitin-2, giving the protein MNRSGGEAFARLAQQLNRARMQASGGGGAGKGGPGGQFPGGQKGFLAGGGAIGVLLAGGIALNYSLFNVDGGHRAIKYSRVAGVRPDIYPEGTHLVIPWLETPIVYDVRAKPRNIASLTGTKDLQMVNITCRVLSRPSVNDLPTIYRDLGTDYDERVLPSIVNEVLKSVVAQFNASQLITQREMVSRLVRENLTRRARRFNLILDDVSITHVAFSPEFTHAVEAKQVAQQIAQRAAFLVDQAIQEKQSIIVRAQGEARSAELIGEAVRTNKGFLQLRRLEAAREIAGTLAQSGNKVMLDAKSLLLNVADDDHNLAPTTK; this is encoded by the exons ATGAACAGATCAGGAGGAGAAGCATTTGCCAGATTGGCACAACAGTTGAATAGGGCAAGAATGCAAGCGAGCGGCGGAGGAGGTGCAGGGAAaggtggtccaggtggtcAATTCCCAGGTGGACAAAAAGGCTTCTTggctggtggtggtgctaTTGGAGTTTTACTTGCGGGTGGTATAGCTTTAAATTACAGTTTATTCAATG TCGATGGTGGTCATCGAGCAATCAAATACTCAAGAGTAGCAGGTGTTCGACCTGATATCTATCCTGAAGGGACTCATTTAGTC ATCCCTTGGCTCGAAACACCGATCGTATACGATGTAAGAGCTAAGCCTAGAAATATCGCCTCTTTAACTGGTACCAAGGATCTTCAAATG GTCAACATCACTTGTCGTGTCTTGTCTAGACCATCAGTCAATGATCTTCCAACCAT TTACCGAGACCTGGGAACTGATTACGATGAGCGAGTATTACCATCGATCGTCAATGAAGTACTCAAATCTGTTGTGGCACAATTTAACGCATCTCAATTGATAACTCAACGAGAAATGGTATCCCGACTTGTCAGAGAGAACTTGACAAGAAGAGCCAGAAGATTCAATTTGATCCTTGACGATGTCTCAATCACACATGTAGCATTCTCACCCGAATTCACACATGCAGTAGAAGCTAAACAAGTAGCTCAACAAATCGCTCAAAGAGCTGCATTCTTAGTTGATCAAGCTATTCAAGAAAAACAATCTATCATAGTTAGAGCTCAAGGTGAAGCTAGATCAGCTGAATTAATTGGTGAAGCAGTCAGAACAAATAAAGGTTTCTTACAATTAAGAAGATTGGAAGCTGCAAGAGAAATCGCAGGTACTTTGGCTCAATCAGGTAATAAAGTAATGTTAGACGCAAAGAGTTTATTAttgaatg TCGCCGATGATGATCACAATCTGGCCCCTACTACCAAGTAA